A genomic segment from Amycolatopsis camponoti encodes:
- a CDS encoding LuxR C-terminal-related transcriptional regulator: MPDDPERPPRLRVDAETTLILREAFHKIDANYRNDHYGLYDYARAVMSKIVPLDHFYIGFFHGANRVRYPYGYDGGMYTDPASHIYGPHGQAAWLLKHRQTYRMQYDNGAALNAGVASGDTSRASADAVTTPLFRRGRDGEPVFGMMSMQSYRPDTFDDNAVRAFEWLADLVARVLTTEAEDVDALRRLPADVEDAAPVVTADHIVELLSSRVADVRQRAQDALGLPDADSLREALQRIVTDCQQLQSDLVELTLDIDNGPEERFRSLTAAEQGVAVLLTSDMHNEQIARELGISLHTVKTHVRNILAKYRMSGRAGVAEDVRKHLAR, from the coding sequence GTGCCCGACGACCCGGAACGACCGCCCCGGCTCCGCGTCGACGCCGAGACGACGTTGATCCTGCGCGAGGCGTTCCACAAGATCGACGCGAACTACCGCAACGACCACTACGGCCTCTACGACTACGCCCGCGCCGTGATGAGCAAGATCGTTCCCCTGGACCACTTCTACATCGGGTTCTTCCACGGCGCGAACCGCGTCCGCTACCCGTACGGCTACGACGGCGGGATGTACACCGATCCGGCGTCGCACATCTACGGGCCGCACGGCCAGGCCGCCTGGCTCCTGAAACACCGCCAGACCTACCGGATGCAGTACGACAACGGTGCCGCGCTCAACGCCGGCGTCGCTTCCGGGGACACGAGCCGCGCTTCCGCCGACGCCGTCACCACCCCGCTGTTCCGCCGCGGCCGCGACGGCGAACCGGTGTTCGGCATGATGTCCATGCAGAGCTACCGGCCGGACACCTTCGACGACAACGCCGTGCGCGCCTTCGAATGGCTGGCCGACCTGGTGGCCCGCGTGCTGACCACCGAAGCCGAGGACGTGGACGCGCTCCGCCGCCTGCCGGCCGACGTCGAGGACGCGGCCCCGGTGGTCACCGCGGACCACATCGTCGAGCTGCTTTCGTCCCGCGTGGCGGACGTCCGGCAGCGGGCCCAGGACGCGCTCGGGCTTCCTGATGCGGATTCGCTGCGCGAAGCCCTGCAACGCATTGTCACCGACTGCCAGCAGCTCCAGTCGGACCTGGTCGAGCTCACGCTCGACATCGACAACGGGCCCGAAGAACGCTTTCGGTCGCTCACCGCCGCCGAACAGGGCGTCGCGGTTCTCCTCACCAGCGACATGCACAACGAACAGATCGCCCGCGAGCTGGGAATCAGCCTCCACACGGTCAAGACCCACGTCCGCAACATCCTGGCCAAGTACCGGATGAGCGGACGCGCGGGCGTGGCGGAGGACGTCCGCAAGCACCTCGCCCGCTGA
- a CDS encoding flavin-containing monooxygenase, with protein sequence MRVAIIGAGLAGLTTAKVLLQAGHDVEVFDKAPDVGGVWSRTRRYPGLTTQSPKAQYSFSDFPMPGDFPEWPTGAQIQEYLADYADEFGVTPHLRLGTTVESVVPDGARWVVTTGAQGASVVDRVVVANGVFCEPALPDYPGRAEFEAAGGRLLAGPDFHDVADARGKHVLVVGYGKSACDVTVAISEVAETTDVIARQLLWKVPRKIAGVLNFKMLLLTRLGEALFRYRWLRGFEKFLHGPGNRLRRAMLNSIGSVSVRQFGLAKHDLVPRGRMEDIVKNAIGLATEGFFEGVADGSIRVHRDQVIRRLCSSGGRPCAELADGTVLPADLVVCATGFTQGVPFLPAAVQERLFDERGNFLLYRQIQPLAAPGLYFNGYNSSFFSPLNAELAAVWIAADLAGALTLPDEATRRADVVAQLAFLDVATGAHHCRGTKIIPFSIHNVDEVLGDLGVQIGRFTRFTHWLNPVVPAAYRSLTPAVLTRLKDTPEPAKTPL encoded by the coding sequence ATGCGCGTCGCGATCATCGGGGCCGGACTGGCCGGGCTGACCACGGCCAAGGTGCTGCTGCAGGCCGGCCACGACGTCGAGGTCTTCGACAAGGCCCCGGACGTCGGCGGGGTGTGGAGCCGGACCCGGCGCTACCCGGGCCTGACCACCCAGAGCCCCAAAGCCCAGTACTCCTTTTCGGACTTCCCGATGCCGGGGGACTTCCCGGAGTGGCCGACCGGCGCGCAGATCCAGGAGTACCTCGCGGACTACGCCGACGAGTTCGGCGTCACGCCCCACCTGCGGCTCGGGACCACCGTCGAGTCGGTGGTCCCGGACGGCGCGCGGTGGGTGGTGACCACCGGGGCGCAGGGGGCCTCGGTGGTCGACCGCGTCGTCGTCGCCAACGGAGTCTTCTGCGAGCCGGCACTGCCGGACTACCCGGGCCGCGCGGAGTTCGAGGCGGCGGGCGGGCGGCTGCTGGCCGGGCCGGACTTCCACGACGTCGCCGACGCGCGCGGCAAGCACGTGCTCGTCGTCGGGTACGGCAAGTCGGCGTGTGACGTGACCGTGGCGATCAGCGAAGTGGCCGAGACGACCGACGTCATCGCCCGGCAGCTGCTGTGGAAGGTGCCGCGCAAGATCGCCGGCGTGCTCAACTTCAAGATGCTGCTGCTGACCCGGCTCGGCGAGGCGCTGTTCCGCTACCGGTGGCTGCGCGGGTTCGAGAAGTTCTTGCACGGCCCCGGAAACCGGCTGCGCCGCGCGATGCTCAACTCGATCGGCTCCGTGTCGGTGCGGCAGTTCGGGCTCGCGAAGCACGACCTGGTGCCGCGCGGACGGATGGAGGACATCGTCAAGAACGCGATCGGCCTGGCCACCGAAGGGTTCTTCGAAGGCGTCGCCGACGGCTCGATCCGCGTCCACCGCGACCAGGTGATCCGGCGGCTGTGCTCGTCCGGAGGCCGCCCGTGCGCGGAACTGGCCGACGGCACGGTGCTGCCCGCCGACCTGGTCGTCTGCGCGACCGGGTTCACCCAGGGCGTCCCGTTCCTGCCCGCCGCCGTCCAGGAACGGCTCTTCGACGAGCGCGGGAACTTCCTGCTGTACCGGCAGATCCAGCCGCTGGCCGCGCCGGGCCTCTACTTCAACGGCTACAACTCGTCGTTCTTCAGCCCGCTCAACGCCGAGCTGGCGGCGGTCTGGATCGCGGCCGACCTCGCGGGCGCGCTCACTCTGCCGGACGAGGCGACCCGGCGCGCCGACGTCGTCGCGCAGCTGGCCTTCCTGGACGTCGCGACCGGCGCGCACCACTGCCGCGGCACCAAGATCATCCCGTTCTCGATCCACAACGTGGACGAGGTGCTCGGCGACCTCGGCGTCCAGATCGGCCGGTTCACCCGCTTCACGCACTGGCTGAACCCGGTCGTCCCCGCGGCCTACCGGTCGCTCACGCCGGCCGTGCTGACCCGGCTGAAGGACACCCCCGAACCCGCGAAAACCCCGCTGTAG
- a CDS encoding IclR family transcriptional regulator, with the protein MTAGRPRTGPTARDSEDVTASGALERAAALLDAFDATHRELTLSRLVERSGLPRSTVHRTAARMIELGWLDKPGEKYRIGNRLFELSGLVPVRHELREAVLPYLQDLYAAAKTTVQLGVLEGTRVLVVEKIGGHRPLPMLDQVGGFIPAHCSGLGRAILAWSGADVVASVVAAGLTRRTPRTITGADALERELAVVHEQGWAYDREEGNAGISCVAAPIFDFTGTVTAALSVTGPSAAVQPDRIGPAVRMAAAAASRAYSARRWAVARPELPSQ; encoded by the coding sequence ATGACCGCCGGCCGGCCAAGGACGGGTCCCACTGCCCGGGACTCCGAAGACGTCACCGCTTCCGGGGCGCTCGAACGCGCCGCCGCGCTCCTGGACGCCTTCGACGCGACCCACCGCGAACTGACGCTGTCCCGGCTCGTCGAGCGCTCGGGGCTGCCACGCTCGACCGTGCACCGCACCGCGGCCCGGATGATCGAGCTCGGCTGGCTGGACAAGCCCGGCGAGAAGTACCGGATCGGGAACCGCCTGTTCGAGCTGTCCGGCCTGGTGCCGGTGCGCCACGAACTGCGCGAGGCCGTGCTGCCCTACCTGCAGGACCTCTACGCGGCGGCCAAGACGACCGTGCAGCTCGGCGTGCTCGAAGGCACCCGGGTGCTCGTCGTCGAGAAGATCGGCGGGCACCGGCCGCTGCCGATGCTCGACCAGGTCGGCGGGTTCATCCCGGCGCACTGTTCCGGGCTCGGCCGGGCGATCCTGGCCTGGTCCGGCGCCGACGTCGTCGCGTCGGTGGTGGCGGCCGGGCTCACCCGGCGGACCCCGCGCACGATCACCGGTGCCGACGCGCTGGAGCGCGAACTGGCCGTCGTCCACGAGCAGGGCTGGGCCTACGACCGGGAAGAGGGCAACGCCGGCATCAGCTGCGTCGCGGCCCCGATCTTCGACTTCACCGGCACCGTGACCGCCGCGCTGTCGGTCACCGGGCCCAGCGCCGCGGTGCAGCCCGACCGGATCGGCCCGGCCGTGCGGATGGCGGCCGCGGCGGCCAGCCGCGCCTACTCCGCCCGGCGGTGGGCGGTGGCCCGCCCGGAGTTGCCGTCCCAGTGA
- a CDS encoding alpha/beta fold hydrolase, which produces MAIDGVRVHGASGQPVLLLPGGAEACDGFFPGLVEGLVADPGCRVIVHDRPGTGTAAAEGTLAGAADHLSALIDRLGCGPVVVVGQSLGGAVGVLLARAHPEQVAGLVLLDPTVINDPRTCAALERMTRVLGSAAALPGLRSLLPRVLRAAVVRSTRRQRLRPDCEAAQLRMADLDIPVLARAVRGITELSRGLREADLPRVPSVVVTADRKPGAAMRRGHVRLADAFGGEVVCWPGATHGVHLDHPDETLATVREVVTRVSAAA; this is translated from the coding sequence ATGGCGATCGACGGGGTCCGGGTCCACGGCGCGTCGGGGCAGCCGGTGCTGTTGTTGCCCGGCGGCGCGGAAGCGTGTGACGGCTTCTTCCCGGGCCTCGTCGAAGGCCTCGTCGCCGACCCGGGGTGCCGGGTGATCGTGCACGACCGGCCCGGCACGGGCACCGCCGCCGCCGAGGGGACGCTCGCCGGCGCCGCGGACCACCTGAGCGCCCTGATCGACCGGCTCGGGTGCGGTCCGGTGGTGGTCGTCGGGCAGAGCCTCGGCGGCGCGGTGGGCGTGCTGCTGGCCCGCGCCCACCCCGAGCAGGTCGCGGGTCTCGTCCTGCTCGACCCGACGGTGATCAACGACCCCCGCACCTGCGCGGCCCTGGAACGCATGACGCGGGTGCTCGGGAGCGCCGCGGCGTTGCCCGGACTGCGCTCGCTGCTTCCGCGGGTCCTGCGCGCCGCTGTCGTCCGGTCCACGCGACGGCAGCGGCTGCGGCCGGACTGCGAGGCCGCGCAGCTGCGGATGGCGGACCTCGACATCCCGGTGCTGGCCCGTGCCGTCCGCGGCATCACCGAGCTGTCCCGCGGCCTGCGGGAAGCCGACCTGCCCCGCGTGCCGTCGGTCGTGGTGACCGCGGACCGCAAGCCGGGCGCCGCGATGCGCCGGGGCCACGTGCGGCTCGCGGACGCGTTCGGCGGCGAGGTCGTCTGCTGGCCGGGCGCGACGCACGGCGTGCACCTCGACCACCCCGACGAAACCCTCGCCACCGTGCGGGAAGTCGTCACCCGGGTGAGCGCGGCGGCCTGA
- a CDS encoding nuclear transport factor 2 family protein: MNRARMVHAMCAAVDAGDAESFASWFADDATYAFANDEPLTGRAAITAATAGAAGALPWVRHTVEQVAEVGEDQLFCRFTIETAAPDGTPLALPCVTVIRLAGDRVTDYRVHMDITPALAPVVAGRSGDVPSAPEPVGSGAERR; this comes from the coding sequence GTGAACCGCGCCCGGATGGTCCACGCGATGTGCGCGGCGGTCGACGCGGGCGACGCCGAGTCGTTCGCGTCGTGGTTCGCCGACGACGCGACGTACGCGTTCGCCAACGACGAGCCGCTGACCGGCCGCGCCGCGATCACCGCGGCGACGGCCGGCGCGGCGGGCGCGCTGCCCTGGGTCCGCCACACCGTCGAGCAGGTCGCGGAAGTGGGCGAGGACCAGCTGTTCTGCCGCTTCACGATCGAGACGGCGGCCCCCGACGGCACGCCGCTGGCCCTGCCGTGCGTGACGGTCATCCGGCTGGCGGGGGACCGGGTGACCGACTACCGCGTCCACATGGACATCACGCCGGCCCTCGCTCCGGTCGTGGCCGGGCGATCCGGGGATGTGCCGTCCGCCCCGGAACCGGTCGGCTCCGGGGCGGAACGCCGGTAG
- a CDS encoding SDR family oxidoreductase: MESNQSHPKRRRVALVGGGAGGIGSACAAALLASGHRVVLAGRTEATLTETASTLGDDVGHVVCDLADPAAAADAVARVRDRHGTLDVVVANAGGPAPGRVFDVPAGQWHHDLDLLVLGPLSLMRAALPAMAERGFGRVVVISSTAVRQPQPELAASTVLRSATTSAAKLAALEYADRGVTVNCVAVGATLTPRRLEIVRSRAGAAGIDVATAMAEDLAAIPAGRAAAPREVAAAVAFLASPEAGYVTGSVLTVDGGRTECPA; this comes from the coding sequence ATGGAGAGCAACCAGTCTCATCCGAAACGCCGCCGGGTGGCGCTCGTCGGCGGCGGTGCCGGCGGCATCGGCTCGGCCTGCGCGGCCGCTCTGCTGGCGAGTGGCCACCGCGTGGTCCTCGCCGGCCGCACGGAGGCGACCCTGACGGAAACCGCCTCGACGCTCGGCGACGATGTCGGGCACGTCGTCTGCGACCTCGCCGATCCGGCCGCGGCGGCCGACGCCGTGGCCCGGGTACGGGACCGGCACGGCACGCTCGACGTCGTCGTGGCCAACGCGGGCGGGCCGGCGCCCGGCCGTGTCTTCGACGTCCCCGCCGGGCAGTGGCACCACGACCTCGACCTGCTGGTCCTCGGCCCGCTGTCCCTCATGCGTGCCGCGTTGCCCGCGATGGCCGAACGCGGGTTCGGCCGCGTCGTCGTCATCAGCTCGACGGCCGTGCGGCAGCCGCAGCCGGAGCTGGCCGCCTCGACGGTGCTGCGCTCGGCGACGACGTCGGCGGCGAAGCTGGCCGCCCTCGAGTACGCCGACCGCGGCGTCACGGTCAACTGCGTCGCGGTCGGCGCCACGCTCACCCCGCGGCGCCTGGAGATCGTGCGCAGCCGGGCCGGCGCGGCGGGCATCGACGTCGCGACCGCGATGGCCGAGGACCTCGCCGCCATCCCCGCCGGACGCGCTGCCGCGCCGCGGGAGGTCGCGGCCGCGGTGGCGTTCCTGGCCTCGCCCGAAGCAGGCTATGTCACCGGATCCGTGCTGACCGTCGACGGCGGCCGCACGGAATGCCCCGCCTGA
- a CDS encoding cupin domain-containing protein, with product MSTATGHHVIHPGDGTNLGAIGLGIHARLTGADTNGAYSLFEYVVPPGLGGPPTHVHTREDELFTCVQGRVEVELDGERHVLGQGDSLLMPRGVPHVFRNPFDEETRVIAVVSPPGLENYYRELSQLPPGRDMKLVAEVMTRYGLELRR from the coding sequence ATGAGCACCGCGACCGGCCACCACGTCATCCACCCCGGTGACGGCACCAACCTGGGCGCGATCGGGCTGGGGATCCACGCCCGCCTGACCGGCGCCGACACGAACGGCGCGTACTCCCTGTTCGAGTACGTCGTGCCGCCGGGCCTCGGCGGGCCGCCGACCCACGTCCACACCCGCGAGGACGAGCTGTTCACCTGCGTCCAGGGCCGCGTCGAGGTGGAGCTCGACGGCGAGCGGCACGTCCTCGGCCAGGGCGATTCCCTGCTGATGCCGCGCGGGGTGCCGCACGTGTTCCGCAACCCGTTCGACGAGGAGACCCGCGTCATCGCGGTGGTTTCGCCGCCCGGCCTGGAGAACTACTACCGCGAGCTGTCGCAGCTGCCGCCCGGCCGGGACATGAAGCTCGTCGCGGAAGTGATGACCCGCTACGGCTTGGAGCTGCGGAGGTGA
- a CDS encoding SDR family oxidoreductase yields MTIHGKVVAITGASSGIGEATARHLASLGAPVVLGARRTDRLDRLVAEIEAGGGKATALRVDVTDPGDLHALVAAAVERFGRLDVLVGNAGVSRISTVADLDVEGWSSMVDVNVKGVLHGIAAALPVFRGQGSGHLVTVVSTSGLKIVPTQAVYAGTKNAVRTLLEGLRQESTDGVPRTTSISPGYVRTEFIDHAVDDPAVREQARRAMADLGIEPEAVARAIAFAIDQPDDVEIGDLTIRPSRQG; encoded by the coding sequence ATGACCATTCACGGCAAGGTCGTCGCCATCACCGGCGCCAGCAGCGGCATCGGCGAGGCGACCGCTCGTCACCTCGCCTCGCTCGGCGCGCCCGTCGTCCTCGGGGCGCGGCGCACCGACCGGCTGGACCGGCTGGTCGCCGAAATCGAGGCCGGCGGCGGCAAGGCGACCGCCTTGCGCGTGGACGTCACCGATCCCGGCGATCTCCACGCGCTCGTCGCCGCGGCCGTCGAGCGGTTCGGCCGGCTGGACGTCCTGGTGGGCAACGCCGGGGTCAGCCGGATCAGCACCGTCGCCGACCTGGACGTCGAAGGCTGGTCGTCGATGGTCGACGTGAACGTCAAGGGCGTCCTGCACGGGATCGCGGCGGCCCTGCCGGTGTTTCGCGGGCAGGGCAGCGGCCACCTGGTCACGGTCGTCTCGACCTCCGGCCTGAAGATCGTCCCCACTCAGGCGGTGTACGCCGGGACGAAGAACGCGGTCCGCACCCTCCTGGAGGGCTTGCGGCAGGAGAGCACCGACGGCGTGCCGCGGACGACGTCGATCTCGCCCGGCTACGTCCGCACCGAGTTCATCGACCACGCCGTCGACGACCCGGCGGTGCGCGAGCAGGCCCGGCGGGCCATGGCCGACCTCGGCATCGAGCCCGAGGCGGTGGCCCGGGCGATCGCCTTCGCGATCGACCAGCCCGACGACGTCGAGATCGGGGATCTGACCATCCGGCCGTCCCGGCAAGGCTGA
- a CDS encoding SDR family NAD(P)-dependent oxidoreductase — MARIFVTGCTQGLGRLTAEALLDDGHHVVAHARDADRVDDLAARGADVVTGDLADPGRTRDVAAQVNRLGRMDAVIHNAGVMTGPSVLPVNVVAPYLLTALVDTPARLIYLSSGMHRGGRAELAGLDWSGARPTASYSDSKLLLTTLAAAVARRWPRVRTHAVDPGWVPTRMGGAGAPDDLRLGVSTQTWLATSDEPEVLTTDGYWYHRRRAARHPSAGDRDFQERLLDALADHTGTPLG, encoded by the coding sequence ATGGCACGGATCTTCGTCACCGGCTGCACCCAGGGCCTCGGCCGGCTCACCGCCGAAGCCCTCCTCGACGACGGCCACCACGTCGTCGCCCACGCCCGGGACGCCGACCGGGTCGACGATCTGGCCGCGCGCGGTGCCGACGTCGTGACCGGTGACCTCGCCGACCCCGGCCGGACGCGGGACGTCGCCGCGCAGGTGAACCGGCTCGGGCGGATGGACGCCGTGATCCACAACGCCGGGGTCATGACCGGCCCGTCCGTGCTCCCGGTCAACGTGGTCGCGCCCTACCTGCTGACCGCGCTGGTCGACACGCCCGCGCGCCTGATCTACCTCAGCAGCGGCATGCACCGCGGCGGCCGCGCCGAACTCGCCGGCCTCGACTGGTCCGGCGCCCGGCCGACCGCTTCCTACTCCGACAGCAAGCTGCTGCTCACGACGCTCGCGGCCGCCGTCGCCCGGCGGTGGCCGCGGGTGCGCACCCACGCCGTCGACCCCGGCTGGGTCCCCACCCGCATGGGCGGCGCCGGCGCCCCCGACGACCTGCGCCTGGGCGTCTCGACCCAGACCTGGCTCGCGACGAGTGACGAGCCGGAAGTCCTTACGACGGACGGCTATTGGTATCACCGGCGCCGCGCCGCCCGGCACCCGTCCGCGGGCGACCGCGACTTCCAGGAGCGGCTTCTCGACGCCCTCGCCGACCACACCGGGACTCCGCTCGGCTGA